One segment of Rhipicephalus sanguineus isolate Rsan-2018 chromosome 6, BIME_Rsan_1.4, whole genome shotgun sequence DNA contains the following:
- the LOC119396578 gene encoding regulator of nonsense transcripts 2 isoform X1: MVYCSKPRAAHSSRINRDSEKKTEVKGKSWRREREERGRRLQARTLQSEKNDQKCAVPCSNNIPPGAGGDSKRETDVVSANDNSAEKVSKRADSLPPEEPPEEVALSTVEDNAAAVEESEKAILDAYVTEIQERLNFKSELRSKNLAASGNRPEEAFFSRLDSNLRKNTAFVKKLKTISEAQRDSLLKDMAGLNLTKYISEVAAAIVEAKLKMSDIQTAVIVCSSLHQRYAEFSTQLLENWLKALPLKKDDKATNLSKIRVDLRFFAELLACGVFTQKEGLPVLRNLLTFLTSSDREEHNNLNILISFCKHCGEDFAGLVPRKIRILAQKYIRDVPISELLTPDKQKSLQSILREYYRSLCRHLLRDHQNLRGIEAHNRRVLQTKGELSGEQKEKCEAAHLAFQKLLTGTQQFADVLDEDVPDLPLEEIASLETDAATLDIHNRFKGGELDGSSSLWEDEESRSFYENLPDLKAFIPGILFKDSAQATTTSTVTTVEEPADLSLEEDLQKLEMECALEIEEEKENARLDNGCKIEEKDLTETLLQEIEAPDEEPTPGTGPGTANKLLLDGFLNSLLHCVSREMVDQAAEQFCMSLNTKPNRNKLIKALFLVPRTRLDLLPFYARFVATLAPCMPDVATDLVSMLKQDFKFHLKKKDQINIESKVKTMRFIGELVKFNIFPKSDALYCLKNLLLDFSHHYIEMACNLLETCGRFLFRSPESHQRTKVYLEQMMRKKAVQALDSRYITMIENAFYYCNPPEAPMSVRAVRPPLHEYIRKLLYKDLTKSNTEKILRQMRKLDWEDPEVCAYATKCLVAIWNVKYYNIRCMANLLAGLVAYHETVGPQVVDGVLEDIRLGMEVNHPKYNQRRVSVVHYLGELYNYRMVESSVIFKVLYSFITFGVNLNVTSSSGSPSALDPPDSLFRIRLVCILLETCGQYFNTGSSKKKLDCFLVFFQQYYWQKKSSDTYGEENLFPITVDYLVKDTLLPLRPKIKLCESAEEATAAVEDLMSELKPKLSEYLSPPAAGGEDGDKAKELENLSPIQEVEEEPDEENHSGECSDQDGDVEGDGDTDVYSGSQSQPLEDEVGSSTEDEAGNLDEDPGSSQQDVTLVGQRPRRAPCPEDDDFMAAFDKMLSESILHRSQDSVKPQGDIVIPMSLKGTGQQKKTYSNLLEKKGEEDKNTMNFILMTRKGNKPQFKSLEVPVSSELAQNLKDREEAERAEKEQVKMLTLNINERQEEEDYQEMLAAQQRPVVLNLNRDRRHKYQHPKGAPDADLIFGNKKR; the protein is encoded by the exons ATGGTCTACTGCAGCAAACCGAGAGCAGCGCACAGCAGCCGCATCAATCGC GACTCTGAGAAGAAAACGGAAGTCAAAGGCAAGAGCTGGCGCAGAGAACGGGAGGAGAGAGGTCGGCGACTGCAAGCCAGGACTTTGCAATCCGAGAAGAATGACCAGAAATGTGCGGTTCCGTGCAGCAATAACATTCCGCCCGGTGCCGGCGGCGATTCTAAACGAG AAACTGACGTCGTCTCTGCCAATGACAACTCCGCTGAGAAGGTGTCAAAACGGGCTGACAGTTTGCCCCCAGAGGAACCGCCGGAAGAAGTGGCACTCAGTACAGTGGAA GACAACGCTGCCGCCGTGGAAGAAAGTGAAAAG GCAATCCTTGATGCGTATGTGACGGAAATTCAAGAGAGACTCAACTTCAAATCGGAACTGCGGAGCAAGAATTTGGCAGCTTCGG GCAATCGTCCAGAAGAGGCATTCTTCAGTAGGCTAGACTCGAATCTTCGGAAAAACACTGCTTTTGTAAAGAAACTG AAAACAATCTCGGAAGCCCAGAGGGACTCTCTCCTAAAGGACATGGCTGGCCTGAACCTGACCAAGTACATCAGCGAAGTG GCGGCTGCCATAGTGGAGGCCAAACTCAAG aTGTCTGACATACAGACAGCTGTAATTGTGTGTTCATCTTTGCACCAGCGATATGCAGAGTTTTCGACACAGCTGCTCGAGAACTGGCTCAAGGCACTCCCTCTAAAAAAGGACGACAAG GCTACTAACCTGAGTAAGATCAGAGTGGACTTGAGATTCTTTGCCGAG CTGCTTGCCTGTGGAGTGTTTACTCAAAAGGAAGGCCTGCCAGTGCTAAGAAACTTGCTGACATTTCTAACAAGTAGTGACCGTGAAGAGCACAACAACCTAAACATCCTGATCAGCTTCTGCAAGCACTGCGGCGAGGACTTTGCAGGATTGGTCCCTCGCAAGATTCGCATCCTCGCTCAGAAGTACATTCGGGATGTCCCAATAAGCGAA CTTTTGACCCCGGACAAGCAGAAAAGCCTGCAGAGCATCTTGCGCGAGTACTACCGTTCACTCTGCCGACACCTGCTGCGTGACCACCAGAACCTTCGGGGCATCGAGGCGCACAATCGCCGCGTCCTCCAGACCAAAGGCGAGCTCAGTGGTGAGCAGAAGGAAAAGTGCGAAGCTGCTCACCTGGCCTTCCAAAAGCTGCTCACCGGAACCCAGCAGTTCGCA GATGTTTTAGATGAAGATGTTCCCGACTTGCCACTCGAAG AAATTGCCTCATTGGAGACTGACGCTGCTACTCTTGACATCCACAATAGGTTCAAGGGCGGAGAG CTGGACGGAAGCAGCTCGTTGTGGGAAGACGAGGAGTCGCGCAGCTTTTACGAGAATCTCCCGGATCTCAAGGCGTTCATACCTGGG ATCTTGTTCAAGGACAGTGCACAGGCTACCACCACTAGCACGGTTACGACTGTGGAGGAGCCTGCTGATCTCTCTTTGGAAGAAG attTGCAGAAGTTAGAAATGGAGTGTGCCCTTGAGATTGAAGAAGAAAAGGAGAATGCCCGCCTGGATAATGGTTGTAAAATAGAAGAGAAGGACTTGACTGAGACGTTGCTGCAGGAAATTGAAG CGCCTGACGAAGAGCCCACACCTGGTACTGGGCCGGGCACTGCCAACAAGCTTCTCTTAGATGGTTTCCTAAACTCGTTACTGCACTGTGTCAGCCGGGAAATGGTTGATCAG GCTGCAGAGCAATTCTGCATGAGCCTCAACACCAAACCCAATCGTAACAAGCTGATCAAGGCCCTCTTCCTTGTTCCTAGGACAAG GCTGGATCTGTTGCCCTTCTATGCTCGATTTGTGGCCACCCTTGCCCCATGCATGCCAGATGTGGCCACTGACCTCGTCAGCATGCTCAAACAGGACTTCAAGTTCCAT CTTAAAAAGAAAGACCAAATCAACATTGAGTCTAAAGTGAAGACCATGAGATTTATTG gAGAACTCGTGAAGTTCAACATTTTCCCCAAGTCGGATGCCCTCTACTGTTTAAAG AATCTCCTGCTGGACTTCAGCCATCATTACATAGAAATGGCTTGTAACCTCCTTGAGACCTGTGGCCGTTTTCTGTTCCGGTCGCCTGAATCGCATCAGAGGACGAAGGTTTACTTG GAACAAATGATGCGGAAGAAGGCTGTTCAGGCGTTGGATAGCCGGTACATCACCATGATCGAGAATGCCTTCTACTACTGCAATCCCCCTGAAGCACCCATG TCTGTTCGTGCTGTGCGACCACCACTTCACGAGTATATTCGCAAGCTTCTCTATAAGGACCTCACAAAGAGCAACACCGAAAAG ATCCTCCGTCAGATGCGCAAGCTGGACTGGGAAGATCCCGAAGTGTGCGCCTATGCCACCAAGTGTCTGGTCGCCATCTGGAATGTCAAGTACTACAACATTCGGTGTATGGCCAATCTGCTGGCAGGCCTGGTTGCATATCAC GAAACGGTCGGCCCTCAGGTTGTGGACGGTGTTCTGGAAGACATTAGGCTTGGAATGGAG GTTAATCACCCAAAGTACAATCAGCGGAGAGTGAGCGTGGTGCACTACCTCGGCGAGCTTTACAACTACCGCATGGTCGAGTCATCTGTCATCTTCAAAGTTCTTTACTCTTTCATCACTTTTGGTGTCAACCTCAACG TGACGTCTTCTTCAGGGTCTCCAAGTGCCTTGGATCCACCGGACAGCCTGTTCCGCATACGACTGGTCTGCATCTTGCTTGAGACTTGCGGACAGTACTTCAACACAGGGTCTTCCAAGAAGAAACTCGATTGCTTCCTGGTCTTCTTCCAG CAATATTACTGGCAGAAGAAGTCGTCCGACACGTACGGGGAGGAAAACCTCTTCCCCATCACGGTGGACTACCTTGTCAAGGACACACTGCTTCCACTACGACCGAAGATAAAACTGTGTGAGAGTGCCGAGGAGGCTACGGCTGCCGTTGAGGATCTCATGTCCGAGCTCAAACCCAAGCTGT CCGAATACCTATCTCCACCTGCAGCTGGCGGTGAAGATGGGGACAAAGCCAAAGAGTTGGAAAACCTCAGCCCGATTCAAGAAGTTGAAG aGGAACCTGATGAAGAAAACCACAGTGGTGAATGCAGTGACCAGGACGGAGACGTGGAGGGCGACGGTGACACGGATGTCTACAGTGGAAGCCAGAGCCAGCCGCTTGAA GATGAGGTTGGGTCAAGCACTGAGGATGAAGCCGGCAACTTGGACGAGGACCCTGGGAGCTCTCAGCAAGACGTCACATTGGTCGGTCAAAGGCCCCGGCGCGCCCCCTGTCCCGAGGATGACGACTTTATGGCGGCATTTGACAAGATGCTGTCGGAAAGCATACTC CATCGTAGCCAGGACTCGGTGAAACCACAGGGAGATATCGTCATACCCATGAGCCTAAAGGGCACAGGCCAACAGAAAAAAACAT ATAGCAACCTTCTGGAGAAGAAAGGAGAGGAAGACAAGAACACCATGAACTTTATCCTGATGACCCGCAAAGGAAACAAGCCCCAG TTCAAGAGCCTGGAGGTTCCGGTGTCTTCAGAGCTTGCACAGAACCTGAAGGACAGGGAGGAG GCTGAGAGAGCAGAGAAGGAACAAGTGAAGATGCTCACATTAAACATCAACGAAaggcaagaggaagaagattacCAAG
- the LOC119396578 gene encoding regulator of nonsense transcripts 2 isoform X2, translating to MVYCSKPRAAHSSRINRDSEKKTEVKGKSWRREREERGRRLQARTLQSEKNDQKCAVPCSNNIPPGAGGDSKRETDVVSANDNSAEKVSKRADSLPPEEPPEEVALSTVEDNAAAVEESEKAILDAYVTEIQERLNFKSELRSKNLAASGNRPEEAFFSRLDSNLRKNTAFVKKLKTISEAQRDSLLKDMAGLNLTKYISEVAAAIVEAKLKMSDIQTAVIVCSSLHQRYAEFSTQLLENWLKALPLKKDDKATNLSKIRVDLRFFAELLACGVFTQKEGLPVLRNLLTFLTSSDREEHNNLNILISFCKHCGEDFAGLVPRKIRILAQKYIRDVPISELLTPDKQKSLQSILREYYRSLCRHLLRDHQNLRGIEAHNRRVLQTKGELSGEQKEKCEAAHLAFQKLLTGTQQFADVLDEDVPDLPLEEIASLETDAATLDIHNRFKGGELDGSSSLWEDEESRSFYENLPDLKAFIPGILFKDSAQATTTSTVTTVEEPADLSLEEDLQKLEMECALEIEEEKENARLDNGCKIEEKDLTETLLQEIEAPDEEPTPGTGPGTANKLLLDGFLNSLLHCVSREMVDQAAEQFCMSLNTKPNRNKLIKALFLVPRTRLDLLPFYARFVATLAPCMPDVATDLVSMLKQDFKFHLKKKDQINIESKVKTMRFIGELVKFNIFPKSDALYCLKNLLLDFSHHYIEMACNLLETCGRFLFRSPESHQRTKVYLEQMMRKKAVQALDSRYITMIENAFYYCNPPEAPMSVRAVRPPLHEYIRKLLYKDLTKSNTEKILRQMRKLDWEDPEVCAYATKCLVAIWNVKYYNIRCMANLLAGLVAYHETVGPQVVDGVLEDIRLGMEVNHPKYNQRRVSVVHYLGELYNYRMVESSVIFKVLYSFITFGVNLNGSPSALDPPDSLFRIRLVCILLETCGQYFNTGSSKKKLDCFLVFFQQYYWQKKSSDTYGEENLFPITVDYLVKDTLLPLRPKIKLCESAEEATAAVEDLMSELKPKLSEYLSPPAAGGEDGDKAKELENLSPIQEVEEEPDEENHSGECSDQDGDVEGDGDTDVYSGSQSQPLEDEVGSSTEDEAGNLDEDPGSSQQDVTLVGQRPRRAPCPEDDDFMAAFDKMLSESILHRSQDSVKPQGDIVIPMSLKGTGQQKKTYSNLLEKKGEEDKNTMNFILMTRKGNKPQFKSLEVPVSSELAQNLKDREEAERAEKEQVKMLTLNINERQEEEDYQEMLAAQQRPVVLNLNRDRRHKYQHPKGAPDADLIFGNKKR from the exons ATGGTCTACTGCAGCAAACCGAGAGCAGCGCACAGCAGCCGCATCAATCGC GACTCTGAGAAGAAAACGGAAGTCAAAGGCAAGAGCTGGCGCAGAGAACGGGAGGAGAGAGGTCGGCGACTGCAAGCCAGGACTTTGCAATCCGAGAAGAATGACCAGAAATGTGCGGTTCCGTGCAGCAATAACATTCCGCCCGGTGCCGGCGGCGATTCTAAACGAG AAACTGACGTCGTCTCTGCCAATGACAACTCCGCTGAGAAGGTGTCAAAACGGGCTGACAGTTTGCCCCCAGAGGAACCGCCGGAAGAAGTGGCACTCAGTACAGTGGAA GACAACGCTGCCGCCGTGGAAGAAAGTGAAAAG GCAATCCTTGATGCGTATGTGACGGAAATTCAAGAGAGACTCAACTTCAAATCGGAACTGCGGAGCAAGAATTTGGCAGCTTCGG GCAATCGTCCAGAAGAGGCATTCTTCAGTAGGCTAGACTCGAATCTTCGGAAAAACACTGCTTTTGTAAAGAAACTG AAAACAATCTCGGAAGCCCAGAGGGACTCTCTCCTAAAGGACATGGCTGGCCTGAACCTGACCAAGTACATCAGCGAAGTG GCGGCTGCCATAGTGGAGGCCAAACTCAAG aTGTCTGACATACAGACAGCTGTAATTGTGTGTTCATCTTTGCACCAGCGATATGCAGAGTTTTCGACACAGCTGCTCGAGAACTGGCTCAAGGCACTCCCTCTAAAAAAGGACGACAAG GCTACTAACCTGAGTAAGATCAGAGTGGACTTGAGATTCTTTGCCGAG CTGCTTGCCTGTGGAGTGTTTACTCAAAAGGAAGGCCTGCCAGTGCTAAGAAACTTGCTGACATTTCTAACAAGTAGTGACCGTGAAGAGCACAACAACCTAAACATCCTGATCAGCTTCTGCAAGCACTGCGGCGAGGACTTTGCAGGATTGGTCCCTCGCAAGATTCGCATCCTCGCTCAGAAGTACATTCGGGATGTCCCAATAAGCGAA CTTTTGACCCCGGACAAGCAGAAAAGCCTGCAGAGCATCTTGCGCGAGTACTACCGTTCACTCTGCCGACACCTGCTGCGTGACCACCAGAACCTTCGGGGCATCGAGGCGCACAATCGCCGCGTCCTCCAGACCAAAGGCGAGCTCAGTGGTGAGCAGAAGGAAAAGTGCGAAGCTGCTCACCTGGCCTTCCAAAAGCTGCTCACCGGAACCCAGCAGTTCGCA GATGTTTTAGATGAAGATGTTCCCGACTTGCCACTCGAAG AAATTGCCTCATTGGAGACTGACGCTGCTACTCTTGACATCCACAATAGGTTCAAGGGCGGAGAG CTGGACGGAAGCAGCTCGTTGTGGGAAGACGAGGAGTCGCGCAGCTTTTACGAGAATCTCCCGGATCTCAAGGCGTTCATACCTGGG ATCTTGTTCAAGGACAGTGCACAGGCTACCACCACTAGCACGGTTACGACTGTGGAGGAGCCTGCTGATCTCTCTTTGGAAGAAG attTGCAGAAGTTAGAAATGGAGTGTGCCCTTGAGATTGAAGAAGAAAAGGAGAATGCCCGCCTGGATAATGGTTGTAAAATAGAAGAGAAGGACTTGACTGAGACGTTGCTGCAGGAAATTGAAG CGCCTGACGAAGAGCCCACACCTGGTACTGGGCCGGGCACTGCCAACAAGCTTCTCTTAGATGGTTTCCTAAACTCGTTACTGCACTGTGTCAGCCGGGAAATGGTTGATCAG GCTGCAGAGCAATTCTGCATGAGCCTCAACACCAAACCCAATCGTAACAAGCTGATCAAGGCCCTCTTCCTTGTTCCTAGGACAAG GCTGGATCTGTTGCCCTTCTATGCTCGATTTGTGGCCACCCTTGCCCCATGCATGCCAGATGTGGCCACTGACCTCGTCAGCATGCTCAAACAGGACTTCAAGTTCCAT CTTAAAAAGAAAGACCAAATCAACATTGAGTCTAAAGTGAAGACCATGAGATTTATTG gAGAACTCGTGAAGTTCAACATTTTCCCCAAGTCGGATGCCCTCTACTGTTTAAAG AATCTCCTGCTGGACTTCAGCCATCATTACATAGAAATGGCTTGTAACCTCCTTGAGACCTGTGGCCGTTTTCTGTTCCGGTCGCCTGAATCGCATCAGAGGACGAAGGTTTACTTG GAACAAATGATGCGGAAGAAGGCTGTTCAGGCGTTGGATAGCCGGTACATCACCATGATCGAGAATGCCTTCTACTACTGCAATCCCCCTGAAGCACCCATG TCTGTTCGTGCTGTGCGACCACCACTTCACGAGTATATTCGCAAGCTTCTCTATAAGGACCTCACAAAGAGCAACACCGAAAAG ATCCTCCGTCAGATGCGCAAGCTGGACTGGGAAGATCCCGAAGTGTGCGCCTATGCCACCAAGTGTCTGGTCGCCATCTGGAATGTCAAGTACTACAACATTCGGTGTATGGCCAATCTGCTGGCAGGCCTGGTTGCATATCAC GAAACGGTCGGCCCTCAGGTTGTGGACGGTGTTCTGGAAGACATTAGGCTTGGAATGGAG GTTAATCACCCAAAGTACAATCAGCGGAGAGTGAGCGTGGTGCACTACCTCGGCGAGCTTTACAACTACCGCATGGTCGAGTCATCTGTCATCTTCAAAGTTCTTTACTCTTTCATCACTTTTGGTGTCAACCTCAACG GGTCTCCAAGTGCCTTGGATCCACCGGACAGCCTGTTCCGCATACGACTGGTCTGCATCTTGCTTGAGACTTGCGGACAGTACTTCAACACAGGGTCTTCCAAGAAGAAACTCGATTGCTTCCTGGTCTTCTTCCAG CAATATTACTGGCAGAAGAAGTCGTCCGACACGTACGGGGAGGAAAACCTCTTCCCCATCACGGTGGACTACCTTGTCAAGGACACACTGCTTCCACTACGACCGAAGATAAAACTGTGTGAGAGTGCCGAGGAGGCTACGGCTGCCGTTGAGGATCTCATGTCCGAGCTCAAACCCAAGCTGT CCGAATACCTATCTCCACCTGCAGCTGGCGGTGAAGATGGGGACAAAGCCAAAGAGTTGGAAAACCTCAGCCCGATTCAAGAAGTTGAAG aGGAACCTGATGAAGAAAACCACAGTGGTGAATGCAGTGACCAGGACGGAGACGTGGAGGGCGACGGTGACACGGATGTCTACAGTGGAAGCCAGAGCCAGCCGCTTGAA GATGAGGTTGGGTCAAGCACTGAGGATGAAGCCGGCAACTTGGACGAGGACCCTGGGAGCTCTCAGCAAGACGTCACATTGGTCGGTCAAAGGCCCCGGCGCGCCCCCTGTCCCGAGGATGACGACTTTATGGCGGCATTTGACAAGATGCTGTCGGAAAGCATACTC CATCGTAGCCAGGACTCGGTGAAACCACAGGGAGATATCGTCATACCCATGAGCCTAAAGGGCACAGGCCAACAGAAAAAAACAT ATAGCAACCTTCTGGAGAAGAAAGGAGAGGAAGACAAGAACACCATGAACTTTATCCTGATGACCCGCAAAGGAAACAAGCCCCAG TTCAAGAGCCTGGAGGTTCCGGTGTCTTCAGAGCTTGCACAGAACCTGAAGGACAGGGAGGAG GCTGAGAGAGCAGAGAAGGAACAAGTGAAGATGCTCACATTAAACATCAACGAAaggcaagaggaagaagattacCAAG